From a region of the Aneurinibacillus sp. REN35 genome:
- a CDS encoding aldehyde dehydrogenase family protein: MIPYRPEPFTNFAEENNMKAINDALEKVSAELGRDYPLVIQGEEIMTDERLVSVNPSAKKEVIGTLSSADQALADQAMQSAAATFTTWSRVPAEQRAGYLFKAAAMMRRRKHEFS, encoded by the coding sequence ATGATCCCATATCGTCCCGAACCATTTACCAACTTTGCGGAAGAGAACAACATGAAAGCGATTAATGACGCACTAGAGAAGGTGTCTGCTGAACTGGGCCGTGACTACCCGCTCGTCATTCAAGGCGAAGAAATCATGACCGATGAACGTCTCGTCTCCGTGAATCCGTCAGCCAAAAAAGAAGTCATCGGCACGCTCTCAAGCGCGGATCAAGCCTTGGCCGATCAAGCGATGCAGTCCGCTGCTGCGACCTTTACAACCTGGTCGCGCGTTCCGGCAGAACAGCGGGCGGGTTATCTGTTCAAAGCCGCCGCGATGATGCGCCGCCGCAAGCATGAATTCTCTG
- a CDS encoding carboxymuconolactone decarboxylase family protein encodes MNQYTQAIHDYKESVGTFEHMSPNFTRAYNEFTGVSFAAGALSQKDKQLIAFGVSLASQDEYCILYHAMEALHKGASEQEIYEALQVTAALRGGSAFSQLPLVQHALSEFKTQVQ; translated from the coding sequence ACACACAAGCGATTCATGATTACAAAGAAAGTGTCGGCACATTCGAGCACATGAGTCCGAATTTTACCCGCGCATACAATGAGTTTACCGGTGTATCTTTTGCAGCAGGCGCTCTATCGCAAAAAGATAAGCAATTGATTGCTTTTGGTGTGAGTCTCGCCTCTCAGGACGAATACTGCATTCTCTACCATGCAATGGAGGCGCTCCATAAAGGCGCGAGTGAGCAGGAAATTTATGAGGCGCTTCAAGTAACGGCTGCTCTGCGGGGAGGCTCTGCCTTCTCCCAATTGCCGCTTGTACAGCATGCGCTAAGTGAATTCAAAACCCAAGTGCAGTAA
- a CDS encoding GAF domain-containing protein, with protein MFEVKKYAASREKNYELVGKQLTALIEDEPNRVANLANASALLNQFLDRINWVGFYLYDETENQLVLGPFQGLPACVRIPLGRGVCGTSADERKTLRIADVHQFAGHIACDAASQSEIVIPIVKNGALLGVLDIDSPEKDRFDEIDEKGLEAFVAILTEYL; from the coding sequence ATGTTTGAAGTAAAGAAATACGCAGCATCCCGCGAGAAGAATTATGAACTCGTCGGCAAACAGCTTACTGCATTAATCGAAGACGAACCCAATCGAGTCGCTAACTTGGCCAATGCTTCCGCATTGCTTAACCAGTTTCTTGACCGTATTAACTGGGTTGGATTCTATTTATATGATGAAACCGAAAATCAGCTCGTATTAGGCCCATTCCAAGGACTACCCGCCTGCGTTCGGATTCCACTTGGCAGAGGCGTATGCGGCACGTCGGCAGATGAGCGCAAAACACTTCGTATAGCAGACGTCCATCAATTTGCAGGTCATATCGCCTGCGATGCCGCCTCTCAATCAGAGATTGTCATACCCATTGTTAAGAACGGAGCGTTACTTGGCGTTCTTGATATTGATAGTCCCGAAAAAGATCGCTTCGATGAAATCGATGAAAAAGGACTTGAAGCATTCGTTGCTATTCTTACCGAATATTTATAA